From a region of the Myxococcus stipitatus genome:
- a CDS encoding tetratricopeptide repeat protein, with translation MTCRMAFLGMVMALLSGCSSMRALCPAEGGRPWVEARSAHFSIRTDLDADTAEQAARELELLRQGLLQAWGGSFDPPGTVEVIVLRNRRELSEFTSVAIEGFSATTTDGPVLVMAGNGYALSEDPTDISIQAHELTHYLSQFALVRQPRWLAEGLATYLETIYLRPEKQEVVLGTLHAHFFDHVRRSGWRTLDELWEWDRKGLLGSAESRQYYASAWLWVHFFISQHSERFERFQKHLMRGEEPRQAWEQAFAGVKDLPGQVHAYVHGGRHVYYPRITAPLLPVSGEIRVQPLEPAEVHAIRARLILTTPGAASDEERLEKAEREMAQALREDPWNVSVALLRIRSAADPATRLERARKLVERHPRSGQAWNALAEALDATGDTDETQESAWLRAVELRPDNVGAQNGLALFYARTAQPEKGLAAAQQALALAPGNASVLDTYSTILFQLGRCAEALATQQLAVEMLYEGVPERLRQTVRDTLARYEAVCGATGATTSTPSTPSDAHDGAP, from the coding sequence ATGACGTGTCGGATGGCGTTCCTGGGGATGGTCATGGCCCTGCTCTCGGGGTGCAGCTCCATGAGGGCCCTCTGTCCCGCGGAGGGCGGCCGTCCCTGGGTGGAGGCGCGCAGCGCGCACTTCAGCATCCGCACCGACCTGGACGCCGACACCGCCGAGCAGGCCGCGCGCGAGCTGGAGCTGCTCCGCCAGGGGCTGCTGCAGGCGTGGGGCGGCAGCTTCGATCCGCCGGGCACGGTGGAGGTCATCGTCCTGCGCAACCGCCGGGAGCTGTCCGAGTTCACCAGCGTCGCCATCGAGGGCTTCTCCGCCACGACGACGGACGGCCCCGTGCTGGTGATGGCCGGCAACGGCTACGCGCTGAGCGAGGACCCCACCGACATCTCCATCCAGGCGCACGAGCTGACGCACTACCTCTCTCAGTTCGCCCTCGTCCGGCAGCCGCGCTGGCTGGCGGAGGGACTGGCCACGTACCTGGAGACCATCTACCTGCGGCCGGAGAAGCAGGAGGTCGTCCTCGGCACGCTGCACGCCCACTTCTTCGACCACGTGCGCCGCAGCGGCTGGCGCACCCTGGACGAGCTGTGGGAGTGGGACAGGAAGGGCCTGCTGGGCTCGGCGGAGTCGCGGCAGTACTACGCGTCCGCGTGGCTGTGGGTGCACTTCTTCATCAGCCAGCACTCGGAGCGCTTCGAGCGCTTCCAGAAGCACCTCATGCGCGGCGAGGAGCCCCGTCAGGCGTGGGAGCAGGCCTTCGCGGGCGTGAAGGACCTGCCCGGCCAGGTCCACGCCTACGTGCATGGCGGGCGGCACGTCTACTATCCGCGCATCACCGCGCCGCTGCTGCCCGTGTCCGGGGAGATCCGCGTCCAGCCGCTCGAGCCCGCGGAGGTGCACGCCATCCGCGCGCGCCTCATCCTCACGACGCCCGGCGCGGCCTCCGACGAGGAGCGCCTGGAGAAGGCGGAGCGGGAGATGGCCCAGGCCCTGCGGGAGGACCCGTGGAACGTCTCCGTGGCCCTGCTGCGCATCCGCTCCGCGGCGGACCCGGCCACGCGGCTGGAGCGCGCGCGCAAGCTGGTGGAGCGACACCCGCGCAGCGGCCAGGCCTGGAACGCGCTGGCGGAGGCGCTGGACGCCACGGGCGACACCGACGAGACGCAGGAGTCGGCGTGGCTGCGCGCGGTGGAGCTGCGGCCCGACAACGTGGGCGCCCAGAACGGACTGGCGCTCTTCTACGCGCGGACGGCGCAACCCGAGAAGGGCCTGGCGGCGGCCCAACAGGCGCTCGCGCTGGCCCCGGGCAACGCCAGCGTGCTCGACACCTACTCCACCATCCTCTTCCAGCTCGGCCGCTGCGCCGAGGCCCTGGCCACGCAGCAGTTGGCGGTGGAGATGCTCTACGAGGGTGTCCCCGAGCGGCTGCGCCAGACGGTGCGCGACACGCTGGCGCGCTACGAGGCCGTGTGCGGCGCGACCGGGGCCACCACGTCGACACCCTCCACCCCGAGCGACGCCCACGACGGCGCCCCCTGA
- a CDS encoding stage II sporulation protein M, with the protein MEMAEFIESRRPRWQQLERLLDASESRGLRGLSLEEARTLGKLYRGVSSDLLWVRARSGSADVSAYLNDLVGRAYALTYPGRRPRLADVWGFVARGFPALLHHEWRMYVAALMLFLAGMGFGYLGMMVDPDAAHFLVPAEHLDTNPVERAATEAAGEGMSTGQQAMFSSFLFTHNIQVAFLAFALGVTLGMGTAVMLFVNGLFLGALAQVYAAKGMAGWFWAWILPHGIPEITAICIAGAAGLVIARGLVAPKGLPRGLALRKEAVTAVKLLFGTLALFVLAGCIEGTVSQIHPPKLSVGFKVTFALVVGSGVYAYLLSDWLRGKAGAEDVAPVA; encoded by the coding sequence ATGGAGATGGCGGAGTTCATCGAGTCGAGGCGGCCGCGGTGGCAGCAACTGGAGCGTCTGCTCGATGCGTCGGAGTCGAGGGGGCTGAGGGGCCTGAGCCTCGAGGAGGCGCGGACGCTCGGGAAGCTCTACCGCGGCGTGTCGAGCGACCTGCTCTGGGTCCGGGCGCGCAGCGGCTCGGCGGACGTGAGCGCCTATCTCAACGACCTGGTGGGCCGCGCCTACGCGCTGACCTATCCGGGCCGGCGGCCGAGGCTCGCGGACGTCTGGGGCTTCGTGGCCCGGGGCTTCCCGGCGCTCCTGCACCACGAGTGGCGCATGTACGTGGCCGCGTTGATGCTGTTCCTCGCGGGCATGGGCTTCGGCTACCTGGGGATGATGGTGGACCCGGACGCCGCGCACTTCCTGGTGCCCGCCGAGCACCTGGACACCAACCCCGTGGAGCGCGCCGCCACGGAGGCGGCCGGCGAAGGGATGTCGACTGGACAACAGGCCATGTTCTCCTCGTTCCTCTTCACCCACAACATCCAGGTGGCCTTCCTGGCCTTCGCGCTGGGCGTGACGCTGGGGATGGGCACGGCGGTGATGCTGTTCGTCAACGGCCTGTTCCTGGGCGCGCTCGCGCAGGTGTACGCGGCCAAGGGCATGGCGGGTTGGTTCTGGGCGTGGATCCTCCCGCACGGCATCCCCGAAATCACGGCCATCTGCATCGCGGGCGCCGCGGGGCTCGTCATCGCGCGCGGACTGGTGGCCCCCAAGGGGCTGCCTCGGGGGCTGGCCCTGCGCAAGGAGGCGGTGACGGCCGTGAAGCTGCTGTTCGGCACGCTCGCCCTGTTCGTGCTCGCCGGCTGCATCGAGGGCACGGTGTCGCAGATCCATCCGCCGAAGTTGTCGGTGGGCTTCAAGGTGACGTTCGCGCTGGTGGTGGGCTCGGGCGTGTACGCCTACCTGCTGTCGGACTGGCTGCGAGGGAAGGCGGGCGCCGAGGACGTCGCCCCGGTCGCCTGA
- a CDS encoding inorganic diphosphatase yields MSLPPLPASPEVLIECPRFSFVKRRADGAVDFVSPVPCPYNYGSIPGLVSDDGDPLDAVVLGPRLARGQRVCVPVQGIIGFVDAGRGDPKVVCSLAPLSDAERAGLEAFFRVYALFKRGLHRARGDVPDTRFIGWLPLAPASFAS; encoded by the coding sequence ATGTCCCTGCCGCCGTTGCCCGCCAGCCCCGAGGTCCTCATCGAGTGCCCGCGCTTCTCCTTCGTGAAGCGCCGGGCGGACGGGGCGGTGGACTTCGTGTCGCCGGTGCCGTGCCCGTACAACTACGGCAGCATCCCGGGGCTCGTGTCGGACGACGGCGACCCGCTCGACGCGGTGGTGCTGGGGCCCCGCCTGGCGCGGGGACAGCGGGTGTGCGTGCCGGTGCAGGGCATCATCGGCTTCGTCGACGCCGGCAGGGGAGACCCGAAGGTCGTCTGCTCCCTGGCGCCCTTGAGCGACGCCGAGCGCGCCGGACTGGAGGCCTTCTTCCGCGTCTACGCGCTCTTCAAGCGGGGGCTCCACCGGGCGCGCGGCGACGTGCCCGACACGCGCTTCATCGGCTGGTTGCCCCTGGCGCCAGCGTCCTTCGCATCCTGA
- a CDS encoding GNAT family N-acetyltransferase — translation MRPLFPAGALLATRVPDEEAGRFQPLFERCDDFFLRCFGRPARQDEARRMPLERPPGVTPERGHLLALEDASGTWVGILEGIQDFPSPGEWYLGLMLLTPGARGAGLGAAAFRGYEDWVRAEGARLLRVGVAEPNPDARRFWERMGFEAEAWVGPLAQGELTYRVLRMRRTLAPGATSR, via the coding sequence ATGCGTCCCCTCTTCCCCGCAGGCGCGCTCCTCGCCACCCGCGTCCCGGACGAAGAGGCGGGGCGATTCCAGCCCCTGTTCGAGCGCTGCGACGACTTCTTCCTCCGCTGCTTCGGCCGCCCGGCCCGGCAGGACGAGGCGCGGCGCATGCCGCTGGAGCGGCCTCCGGGCGTCACCCCGGAGCGAGGCCACCTGCTCGCGCTGGAGGACGCCTCCGGCACCTGGGTGGGCATCCTCGAGGGCATCCAGGACTTCCCATCCCCCGGCGAGTGGTACCTGGGGCTGATGCTGCTGACGCCCGGGGCGCGCGGAGCGGGGCTGGGCGCGGCGGCCTTCCGGGGCTACGAGGACTGGGTGCGCGCCGAGGGCGCCCGCCTCCTGCGGGTGGGCGTGGCCGAGCCCAACCCGGACGCGCGGCGCTTCTGGGAGCGGATGGGCTTCGAGGCGGAGGCGTGGGTGGGGCCCCTGGCGCAGGGGGAGCTGACGTACCGCGTGCTCAGGATGCGAAGGACGCTGGCGCCAGGGGCAACCAGCCGATGA
- a CDS encoding DUF58 domain-containing protein: MIPTGRLWALIALLAVPMMAAGFMPGLGGAVLALDALALVLAGLDLLVARSARLEVRRLPPQRLNVGVANKVELRLVHRGARAVTVRVRDAVPESFTADPEEAWLRLPPQSETRWVYRVTPATRGRFDFGDIAVRVQGPLGLVQHERALPAGQTLSVYPDLRGANRLLLSGAMMDLVNLGLRQLRRDGRGSEFARLRDYAQGDSARDVDWKATARRGRPVTRVMESERSQSILICVDAGRSMAARVEGLTKLDHAVNAALFLAFVAVRNGDRVGLAVFADGVKTYLPPAAGRGQYRKIVDALYSTTPSLTYVDYLALFKELNVRLTRRSLLCVFTDFLDEEQAATMVAPLQRLARRHVPLCLSVKDTALQHLLRTPPSGPEEGFQHAVASELLLDREALKARVSQGGVQMLDVQPDDLSLAAVNRYLDIKARGTL; encoded by the coding sequence GTGATTCCCACCGGGCGCCTCTGGGCCCTCATCGCCCTGCTGGCCGTGCCCATGATGGCCGCGGGCTTCATGCCGGGCCTGGGAGGCGCGGTGCTGGCGCTCGACGCGCTGGCGCTCGTGCTGGCCGGGCTGGACCTCCTCGTCGCGCGCTCGGCGCGGCTCGAGGTGCGCCGCCTGCCGCCGCAGCGGCTCAACGTCGGCGTCGCCAACAAGGTGGAGCTGCGCCTGGTCCACCGGGGCGCGCGCGCGGTGACGGTGCGCGTGAGGGACGCGGTGCCGGAGTCCTTCACCGCCGACCCCGAGGAGGCCTGGCTGCGGCTGCCCCCCCAGAGCGAGACGCGCTGGGTGTACCGGGTGACGCCCGCCACGCGCGGGCGCTTCGACTTCGGGGACATCGCCGTGCGGGTCCAGGGGCCGCTGGGGCTGGTGCAGCACGAGCGCGCCCTCCCCGCCGGGCAGACCCTCTCCGTCTACCCGGACCTGCGCGGCGCCAACCGCCTGCTGCTGTCCGGCGCCATGATGGACCTGGTGAACCTGGGCCTGCGGCAGCTGCGGCGGGACGGCCGGGGCAGCGAGTTCGCCCGCCTGCGCGACTACGCCCAGGGCGACAGCGCGCGCGACGTGGACTGGAAGGCCACGGCCCGCCGCGGCAGGCCGGTGACGCGGGTGATGGAGTCGGAGCGCTCGCAGTCCATCCTCATCTGCGTGGACGCGGGGCGCTCCATGGCCGCGCGTGTCGAGGGCCTCACCAAGCTGGACCACGCGGTGAACGCCGCGCTGTTCCTCGCCTTCGTCGCCGTGCGCAACGGGGACCGCGTGGGCCTGGCCGTCTTCGCGGACGGCGTGAAGACGTACCTGCCTCCCGCGGCGGGGCGCGGCCAGTACCGGAAGATCGTCGACGCGCTCTACTCCACCACGCCGAGCCTGACGTACGTGGACTACCTGGCGCTCTTCAAGGAGCTCAACGTCCGCCTCACCCGCCGCAGCCTGCTGTGCGTCTTCACGGACTTCCTCGACGAGGAGCAGGCCGCCACCATGGTGGCCCCGCTGCAGCGCCTGGCGCGACGACACGTCCCGCTGTGCCTGTCGGTCAAGGACACCGCGCTCCAGCACCTGCTGCGCACGCCCCCGTCCGGGCCCGAGGAGGGCTTCCAGCACGCCGTGGCGTCCGAGCTGCTCCTGGACCGCGAGGCCCTCAAGGCCCGGGTGAGCCAGGGCGGCGTGCAGATGCTGGACGTGCAGCCCGACGACCTGAGCCTCGCCGCCGTCAACCGCTACCTCGACATCAAGGCCCGGGGGACGCTGTAG
- a CDS encoding AAA family ATPase has protein sequence MNATDSVHSLVPSSTAVRAAHAIRDGVLSEVRKAVVGQDEALELMLCGLIAGGHILLEGVPGVAKTLMAKALSRGIGADFKRIQFTPDLMPADILGTSVFDLKSQAFVLVRGPIFTDLLLADEINRAPAKTQSALLEAMQERGVSLEGRHMALSPLFTVFATQNPVESEGTYPLPEAQLDRFLLKIEVGYPAPEEEDAILASVHRGFDAGDLARAGVGPAVTKDGILAARAALNEVNVEPPVLAYIRKLVAATRASGRIRLGAGPRASVHLLLASKALAALRGRSFVTPDDVRFLAGPVLKHRLLLSPDAELDGATPSEVLREVVQSVEVPR, from the coding sequence ATGAACGCGACCGACTCCGTCCATTCCCTCGTCCCGTCCAGCACCGCGGTGCGGGCCGCCCACGCCATCCGCGACGGCGTCTTGTCCGAGGTGCGCAAGGCCGTGGTGGGGCAGGACGAGGCGCTCGAGCTGATGCTCTGCGGCCTCATCGCCGGTGGCCACATCCTGCTGGAGGGCGTGCCCGGCGTGGCCAAGACGCTGATGGCCAAGGCGCTGTCGCGCGGCATCGGCGCGGACTTCAAGCGCATCCAGTTCACCCCGGACCTGATGCCCGCGGACATCCTGGGCACCAGCGTCTTCGACCTGAAGTCCCAGGCCTTCGTGCTGGTGCGCGGCCCCATCTTCACGGACCTGCTGCTGGCGGACGAAATCAACCGCGCCCCGGCCAAGACGCAGTCCGCGCTGCTGGAGGCCATGCAGGAGCGCGGCGTGTCCCTCGAGGGGCGCCACATGGCGCTCTCGCCCCTCTTCACGGTGTTCGCCACGCAGAACCCGGTGGAGTCCGAGGGCACCTATCCGCTGCCGGAGGCGCAGCTCGACCGCTTCCTGCTGAAGATCGAGGTGGGCTACCCCGCCCCCGAGGAGGAGGACGCCATCCTCGCGTCGGTGCACCGGGGCTTCGACGCGGGTGACCTGGCACGGGCGGGCGTGGGCCCGGCGGTGACGAAGGACGGAATCCTCGCCGCGCGCGCGGCGCTCAACGAGGTGAACGTGGAGCCGCCGGTGCTGGCGTACATCCGCAAGCTGGTGGCGGCCACGCGCGCGTCGGGTCGCATCCGCCTGGGCGCGGGGCCTCGCGCCAGCGTGCACCTGCTGCTCGCGTCCAAGGCGCTGGCGGCGCTGCGGGGGCGGAGCTTCGTCACGCCGGATGACGTGCGCTTCCTGGCGGGGCCGGTGCTCAAGCACCGCCTGCTCCTGTCGCCGGACGCGGAGCTCGACGGTGCGACGCCGTCGGAGGTGCTGCGCGAGGTGGTGCAGTCGGTGGAGGTCCCCCGGTGA
- a CDS encoding DUF4350 domain-containing protein yields the protein MRDRFPLAVVGLLGLVGVLGVYLVQGARRGEFADTLSTYRAQEDGARALYLFAEESGLPVARRMSDLRVLAPGTTLPVLLAVEVEGSREDDPEQTQLAADGPDAGLADERVPRTGFNKMRASELDDREVTQLLSRVSAGGALVYVPWGSRENPLLDALNVKLLKADTTLPMRTLVPPMPTPYTRGVERVEARVQAYLELPASAVPVLDDDRLGLTVAAVVPHGQGRVLVVGAPELAMNQGLARADNAQFWLSSLGALGPGPYEFDEFHHGFTNERSVVDFARRYGLQFAVLQLFAGVALWSLALKRFGRPQPPPEAHRVGATDALFAMARLYREGRHHGFAAKLVSRGLTQELAFHAGLPAHAPVDAVRDALTQRGRKDLAQGLGDVTSLAEVAGNDSDLQQLTALAARLRQRLHPAGDARRSTPGTP from the coding sequence GTGCGTGATCGCTTCCCGCTGGCGGTGGTGGGGCTGCTGGGGCTCGTCGGCGTGCTCGGCGTGTACCTGGTCCAGGGCGCGCGCCGGGGCGAGTTCGCGGACACGCTGTCCACCTACCGCGCCCAGGAGGACGGCGCGCGGGCGCTCTACCTCTTCGCGGAGGAGAGCGGCCTGCCCGTCGCGCGCCGCATGTCGGACCTGCGCGTCCTCGCGCCGGGCACGACGCTGCCCGTCCTCCTGGCGGTGGAGGTCGAGGGCTCGCGCGAGGATGACCCGGAGCAGACGCAGCTCGCCGCGGACGGACCCGACGCAGGGCTCGCGGACGAGCGGGTGCCGCGCACGGGCTTCAACAAGATGCGGGCCAGCGAGCTGGACGACCGGGAGGTGACGCAGCTGCTCTCGCGCGTGTCCGCGGGGGGCGCCCTGGTCTACGTGCCCTGGGGCTCGCGGGAGAACCCGCTGCTGGACGCGCTGAACGTCAAGCTGCTCAAGGCGGACACGACGCTGCCCATGCGCACGCTGGTGCCCCCCATGCCCACGCCCTACACGCGGGGCGTGGAGCGCGTGGAGGCCCGCGTCCAGGCCTACCTGGAGCTGCCGGCGAGCGCGGTGCCGGTGCTGGACGATGACCGGCTGGGCCTCACGGTGGCCGCGGTGGTGCCCCACGGCCAGGGGCGCGTGCTGGTGGTGGGCGCGCCGGAGCTGGCGATGAACCAGGGGCTGGCGCGCGCCGACAACGCGCAGTTCTGGCTCAGCAGCCTGGGCGCGCTGGGGCCCGGGCCGTACGAGTTCGACGAGTTCCACCACGGCTTCACCAACGAGCGCTCGGTGGTGGACTTCGCGCGGCGCTACGGGCTGCAGTTCGCGGTGCTCCAGCTGTTCGCGGGCGTGGCGCTGTGGTCCCTGGCGCTCAAGCGCTTCGGCCGGCCCCAGCCCCCACCGGAGGCCCACCGCGTGGGCGCCACCGACGCCCTGTTCGCCATGGCCCGCCTGTACCGGGAGGGCCGCCACCACGGCTTCGCCGCGAAGCTCGTCTCCCGCGGCCTGACGCAGGAGCTCGCGTTCCACGCCGGGCTGCCGGCGCACGCCCCGGTCGACGCCGTCCGTGACGCGCTCACCCAGCGGGGCCGCAAGGACCTGGCCCAGGGCCTGGGCGACGTGACCTCCCTGGCGGAGGTCGCCGGCAACGACTCCGACCTCCAGCAGCTCACCGCGCTCGCGGCCCGGCTGCGACAACGCCTCCACCCCGCCGGCGACGCCCGGCGCAGCACTCCCGGAACCCCATGA